The following are from one region of the Coffea eugenioides isolate CCC68of chromosome 2, Ceug_1.0, whole genome shotgun sequence genome:
- the LOC113759957 gene encoding agamous-like MADS-box protein AGL80, with amino-acid sequence MAWKLTQNIFNMTRKKIRHVEIPSEITRKSILNKRRESLFKKANELSTLCDVNVALIVQDLKQNDEVLWPSHEDVEEKVRRFINMPDFERYSKSKTQANYLSDLVENKYQNVAKFSKKNDQRESGNYIFKLSNQSITAEKFDMRQTNGLINLFSIVTNMLGERKQEFDKLKQ; translated from the coding sequence ATGGCATGGAAGCTCACTCAAAATATATTCAACATGACTAGAAAGAAAATTAGGCATGTTGAAATTCCTAGTGAGATTACAAGAAAATCCATCCTCAATAAAAGACGAGAGAGCTTGTTCAAAAAAGCTAATGAGCTTTCAACATTATGCGATGTGAATGTTGCACTTATTGTTCAGGATCTTAAACAAAATGATGAAGTATTATGGCCATCTCATGAGGACGTTGAAGAAAAAGTAAGAAGATTCATCAACATGCCTGATTTTGAGAGGTATTCAAAGTCCAAAACTCAAGCGAATTATTTATCTGATCTTGTCGAGAATAAATATCAAAATGTTGCAAAGTTTTCAAAAAAGAATGATCAAAGAGAGTCTGGGAATTATATATTTAAACTCTCAAATCAAAGTATTACAGCAGAAAAATTTGACATGAGGCAGACAAATGGTTTGATCAACTTGTTCTCTATTGTTACCAATATGCTCGGGGAAAGGAAACAAGAATTTGACAAGTTGAAGCAATAA